Part of the Mangifera indica cultivar Alphonso chromosome 4, CATAS_Mindica_2.1, whole genome shotgun sequence genome, CCAATTGGATgtgaaaaatatcttctttcATGACACTATTTTTTAAGAGGTATACATGAAACAGTTTTTTGGTTTCATTGATACAACTAATCTTTCTCATGTTTGCAAATTAAAGAAAGCCCTTTACAGCCTCAAGCAAGCACCATGAGCATGATATCACACCTTACCAACATTCTTGTTGCATTATGAGTTCACAAACTCCAAAGTCaatgttttgtcttttatttacaataataatagtgtttaagtttattttttggtCTATGTGGATGACTTACTTGTCGGAAACAACAATTAGACATTTCTCAACAATTTCTTTACTATCTTTTTAATcgtttttcaataaaaaacttAGGATTCATTCACTATTTTTTAGAAGTCAAAGTTCTTGGTACATTAGTTGACTTATTCTTTAACTAACATAACTATATTCATGAGTTACTTCAATGCCAAAATATGAATGGTGCTAAAAAGGTAACGATCATCTTCCAAATCTTTGTTCTTTACAATTACATGATGGTTCATCTACTATTAATCCTACTATTTTTATATAAGTTATTTAGGGTGCTTATCCATTACATGACCTAATATTGTTTTTCCTGTGAATAAACTTTCTCAATTCATGCACAAGCCTATTGAATATCATTGGTAGATTGTCAAAAGTGTACTTCGACTTTTGAAAGAAACCTTTTTCCATggttttctcataaaaaaacaattttctttatcCCTCACTGCATTTTCTAACGTTGATTGAGTTGGAAACAAGGATGATTCAACCTCtacatgtgtatatataatttatcttagtAGTACTCCAATTTCATAGAGTTCTAAGAAGTAATGAATAGTTGCACAATCCTCTATAGAAGCAGAATATGAGGTTGTCGTAACTTTTGCAACTGAGTTAACATGGGTGCAATCTTTTCTTCAAGAACTTGGCATTAATATTCCTCATGCGCCAATCTTATATTGTGATAATATTAGTGCCACATGTTTTTATGTTAATCTAGTTTTTCACTCTCAAATGAAATATCTCTTTGGATTATCACTTTGTATGGGAAAAAGGTCACACAAGGTCAACTTCACATATCTCACATCTTTACACATGATTAACTAGTTGATGCCTTGACAAAGCCATTATCTCGAGCCAACTTGTTCTTTCTTTTATCTAGGACTGGTGTCTCTGATGGAAACACTATCTTACGAAGGCGTGTACAAGAGAAATTTTCTCCACAATCAAAGGTACAATCTTCTCCACAATCAAAAGAACAATCTTTGCCAATCAATGATATTTCTAATTCAACTTATGTTCAAACATGTGTTTAAAATCATGGTTGTAAATTAGCCCATTTATAGCTAGGTATTAATTCTTTAGTTAActatataacaatatataagGTGTACCTATTTCTAAGAatgatatatatgaaattatttcaCAAACTCATTCCTCCATACTTTGTATCTCAAACATGCACTCTAGGGATATATAGGTCCCACATGTGTTTACAAGACATCTATGTCCGAACTCATCACCCTAATTGTAAgaaaacatgcataaatcaatTCTCAAATcgtttttaaaaatcattaatcaaatatatgtttttcaaatCTTGCTCTCGAGCCCATGCAAAATCTCATATTGGGCTTTATCTAACTTTCACTTATCATGTACATGATCTTAATAATCATTCCTTATCATATTATCTCTCACATGCACATCTTGATACTTCAACATACCTTTATCAcatcaaatattcataatagtGTAAATTTGAAGTAACAAAAGGTTAAGTatcatttaaaacttaaattaactGCAAACAACCAACATTGACATAATAAACATTTAGAATTAATTACTCTTACCACTTATACATAAATCCTACCCAAGATTTCtacaaattttacataaaattaaactctaaattatttaaacaaagttGGCAATCAATCTTATACCTTAGATTAacaataacaattgaaaatgaacaaagaaaaaaaagggtagAGCAAAAAATAAAGGGCAGGATTGATTACTACTATCATTTCTACAATCACTTTTAGCAATGATTTCATTAACTTTTCAACAAATTTCAGGTAAAACTACACATGATACTAAAATACatgataatgatgaaaatttgatgaaagaataagattaaatttaaagttttacataCTAAGAACAAATCACGCGTACCTCAAGaaatctttaaatttcaaattcaattcttggaaaaaaaaaagaagtaacaTAATGAAATGCTTACTTAAGATGACATTGTTGTCAAATTTCttagatttttaattgaattttaaattaaattatgaataaaaaagtgTTTGAGCAGTTAGACTTTACTTAAAGTTAGAAATGAAGGTAAAATGAGTATTAATATGGGTTCTTGGCTATGTACATATAATTGATAGAGTGTTGGCTAATTCATTGAGACCCCTTAAAGTTAGGAATTTAACCACACAAAGTTTATCCTAAGAACACTTTTTCATCTCTCtatggtataaataatattttcccacttaaaatcaaactatattaatgaaaaaaccTCACATAGTATTAGAAattgaaattatcaatttgtacttattattttatttttcaaaattatcatataacctcaacttaacaaaaataaaaaagaaaacctttaaatatctaaattacatGCGAATAcatttgtttctctttctttgacCCTTAACCATTTTTGTCCCTCTTCTTGGTTTCGGGATGAAAATGGTGACAAATGATAATAGTAATTATacaaatagaaatataaataaaagtattaatgatGTATAATTGCATGTTTGTGGGTAAactataatttctaaaattatcaAGAGTGTTAATGAAAACTTTAAggaggtttttgaaaattaaaaatagtttgattgcttttaaaattataaattttcaatatggtccttgatagtttcaaaaataatagttgCACCCTAAATAACATTACAACATAGTGAACACACCACCAATTAGGAttgtaaatgtaatattataaactataggcataataataatattttcaaaatatgagagttaatatgataatttctgAAGGAGTGGCATCGTGGGTagaaaagtattatttatgtcaCCTAAGGGTAGAAAAGGTTTTTGTGCaaaagcttgggtgggaaaagaCATTTTACTCTCTTTAAAAATGAAAGGTCtcaataaacataataattagtAAAGCTCcggaaaatttatttttgtaaaactaTCAGGGAAAATTAGTTAGTTGATCAAACCTCAGGGTTTTCATAGAGACagataaagtttgaaaaacttccAGCCAGGCTCTCTTGGCGCTCATAAATCAAAATTCCCACATTTTCACATTCTTCTTCTTCGCTCGTCCATGGCCTCTTCAACTTCAACCGATTCTTCTCTCCTTTCCGAACTCGAATCCTGCAATACAACAACCCCTATCTTCTCTCTCTTCTCCTCCTATCTCCGCCCCTTCTCAGACCTTAAAAATCCGCAAGACAAAACCCTAATTCGTTCCCTCGCCAAGAAATTCCTTTCCTTCCTCAACAAATCCCTCTCTATTCTCCCCAAACGCCTCTCCAATGCCGATGCACTCTCCAAAGATGAGCAGCTCGTTTCGGATCTCATCGACGTGTATAGGCTTTGCTTGAATTGCTTGGACTTGGTTTCGTCGCAGTTAGCGTGCAAGCCTTACTCCATTCAGCTCCAGAAAATGAGGTTAGTGCGTTGCTTGGAGGCTTTGGGGAAGTACGAGGATGCTGAGAGCGAGGGGCTTCAGGTTTTGCAGGGGCTTAGGAGAATGGATTTCGATGGAAAATCTTGTGATGCGGAGTTTTCTTTGGTGTTTGTGGAAGTTGTGGTAGTGATGGTTAAGTGTGCAGCGATGAGACAAAGGAAGGATGGTGAAGTTTACAGGAGAGTGCTTGGGTTGGTTGAAGAGGCGAGGCACTGGTTCAGGTTAttattttctgaaaaataatgttttattttgtgtgATTAGAAAAGTTGGAACTGGAAGATACCAaactgaaatattatttatgtgtttaaGAAAATAACAGCCGGTAAAGGGGTTCTAGCTAGTAGGATTTTCAATATGAGTTGGACCTGCAGTTATCATTGTTGAGTTAGCTCACAATTTTTAATGCGATCTTTCACATGTTCAAGTGAATTGAAAATTGCTTCTGTTAAGCTGTCGGAAGAATTAATTTCAGTTTCAAAGTGATAATTGCTTATATGTATCTTGAATATCTATAGATTATTAGTTTTACTTGCTACttgcaaaattatattaaagttgaCGTTTGCAAGTGTAAGAAGgaataattttgttgttaagaCTTCAGACTGAGCTGATTAGTTGGCTGATTGGTTTTTGAATACTTCAGGGTATTGGATGCAAATGCATATGAGAAGTTGCATAGAGTACTTGTGTCTTATATGGGTAAATGCACTCTTTTTTTGGTTGGAGAGCTAATTCTCTTTACTGGAAATTTGGTAAGTGAATTTTGTTTGGCAACATTGACTGAGTATGCAAATGCATCAATGAAAGATCAAATTTATAAGGTAATTATTTTACTTCCCAGTTACAGTATTGCATACCTTTAGAAATATTGTAATTAATCAACCATGTGCAGTTCTCTCGCCGGATATGTGCATCTCTGTTTTCACTAAAGGAGAGTAAGCAGTCAGTTGTCGTTGAAATAATACTTGGTGTCCTGGATTCTGTTGCCTGTCAATGCAAGGTAAAGTGAAGACTGTCATATAGCCAGAGGATTCTTAACATTAAAGAAATGTGCTTAAATAATGCATCTGCTGTCATGTAAAGTAACTCAAAGCATTACTTCTTTCTGTGATTTATCTTCAAAATGCCTGTGAATTCTATTCATTAATATGTTATGATATACGTATAAAGAACATGATAATTTATTCACTTGTCTTGGCATTGCATGAATTTTTGGTGACAGTTCTTAAGCCTTATTTTGGTTGTGGGACTGAATCGAGAAAATGCTTCTCTTTAGGGTCTTAAATCAGTGTGACACATTGTGGGTTCAGAGTTGTTCATATGATTGACGCTATAGGGAATACATTCTTTCAAGATCTAGGAGAAAATTTGCGCTTATTAAATTAACTGCTTTGCATTTTAGTAAGAGATCTAATGCTAATTGctatattaatttgattcaataacGAAAGATGTTGAGGTTATTGATGCTTGGACGTTATCCTTACCTTCTTTGAATTATATCAACTTCTTCATTGCTCTCTTGTTATGTTAGATGTCTCATTCCTAAATAGTCTTTCCATTCTAACGTAATGGTACTTTACTTTTCATTCTGATTGTATGGCCCTTCACTTTTCTTTCCTTGGGttttttcttcatcaatttAACTGTATGACATATGAGAGAACATGCTTTGGGCCTTTTATTATGGGTTTAAGTTGGGAAAAATATGCTGCTGTTATATTTGGAGACTGCTAGTTGCAATATTTTACTTGATTCAACATTATTAATTCAAACCCCATAGTGATTGCAACTTTAGTACTTAACTTTTGGCAGGTTGAATTAAATAACAGTGGAATTGAGCTGGTTGAACTTGTATCATATTGTGCCAACAAATGTCGTGCCACATGTACATTTTTTTGTGGTACTGTTGCAGGACATCTAGATCACATAGCAGGTGACTTACCTCAGGTATCTTGTTCTGTTATTTATGGGTTTTGTAGCATGGTATGTCATATCATTGTTTAGTAAAGATGTTTCTGcttgttaattttaagttaaactaATTGGCAGGTTATGACACCTACTGATTTGATTCTGAGGCTCTATGCCGCTGGGTTGTACTTTACCAACTATGGTGTTAACTGCACTGGTGGTGATTTAACATCATCCAGAGGTGCAAAAAAGGAGTTTGCAATCAGGATTTTGCTTAATGATGGTGATAGACTATACAAATTGGCTACTTTGCTTGGTTCATTGGGACGTCACTTTTCTGTTAGCTGCAAAGAGAATGTGTCATCTAGATTTGAATATGAGGACTCTTTCAGTCAAATATGTTTGCAGACAAATTCTAATCATGAGGCCTCTATAACTCTGATGCAGAAAATTGGAGAGGACTATATGCTGTCTTACTTAAATGCATTGAAATTCTTGTGCCATCCACTTGCTGAACTAATTAATtcagagaaaaaagagatagtTTCTGAAATTGAAACTATTCCGGGTCATGAACAGCTCTCAATTATTCAGGATGCATTTTATCAGCTTTCTggtgcttttcttttttggcaGAGGCAAGTGAATTCTGATACTCTATATCTACATTTCTTTGTTCAATGGCTATAAATGGAGCTATTTGTGCACCAAAAGGGTTCTAGTGTTCTATTGtgcatttaattttgaaactttgcttttcaaataacaaaataaggTCTGTAAAATGTAATCAGTTTTGCCTTGCGAGTTAAATTTACTACTTATACTAATCAAATACTGTTGATGTGAGGGATAATTTCCTATagtgatttttttaatctagTACTCTTTTTAAGACCTGAGATGAAAGAGGCTCTCTTGAAGGGCCAGTTCTATGCTATCTATGCCAAAAGAAGATGTCAATGAAATTACATGGTAGCATTCTTGAGTATGAAATTATATGAAGTCATGGATAACGCTGAAACTGGTGTAGGTTAATATCTGGAAATCCATGCTCAAGATCTTTTGTTGCATTCTTGATTGTATttacaaatattgaaatttttcttatttttacatGCAGCTATGCATCTGAAAGAGATAAACATGGATTTGATGATAACAAGATTGTAATTACTGTAGCTGTGGCTGCTTTTATTCTCTCAATCAGAACAAATTGTAAAATGAAGGTGGTGCTCTTACTCTGTGATACTAGGCTGGCTGAAATTTGGTCACTTGATGcagattttgttttcttaatcaTTGTAGGAATgtagtatattttttttccaacttatttgttagcttttttttttttttttccagaagaGTTCTCGCCTAATTAAGAACATCATTGCTAGTGAATGGATTGAACCTCAAggactaaaatatatttatgccTCTCTTTACAATATTGGTGTATCTCTGTACAGAAATAAGCAATTGAAAGAGGTAACTTCATGGAGCAATGTGGTTTTGCTTTGTGTTCTTTATAATGCTAGTTATTTCCCcctcaaaatcatcatctagtttacaagaatgaaaaaacaatatattttattgcaTGGTTAAtttgcaaatatttttttcattctcaatAGATGCCTTGTTATCAATGATTGTTACAATATTGTTTGTGCATGCTTTGAAATTAACTTTGGTTACTAATCAGTAGGATTAACTAATTTCAGAAGTTTGTGTAGTATCCTTTTCTGAAATTGCTCATGCATTTGCTATTTGCTGCCAGGATAGCTCACAAAATCTATTTGCTGttcaattgataaatataagGTCAACCCTTAGTTGACTAATTTTAAGCTCAACTCTTCACAAAGGCCTCCAAATTTTTGGTACTTCATTCATGTACATGTTAGTTAAGCTATGAAAGAGAATATAGTAAtagcaattcatgcctcgtggctTTGAAGACTGTTTTCACTGGTCACacgttattattttgatgatagtATAAATACATTTCTGGTCTTAGAAGTAGTGAATAGTATCAAAGAAGCAAAATTTTCTGGCCTACAGAAACTTCAAATTTTCCAGTCTATATTTTGCGACCACAATTAGTTCTGGGTTTTGTGTTTACAATAGGTGTATATGTGTATCCTTCCACCgagaaacataaaaaagaaagggataattacaaatttttattaaatgtatgAGAAAGAACAGACAAGTGATTGGAGAGATAGATCAATGTGAACATGGACAATGAGGATGCAGTAGATTTGATCCCAGGAAAACAGAATAAATGATCAACTTAGATTAATCATCATTTATATCCATGTAGATGATAGGGAAGAAGTGTTCATTCTTGATAAACATGCATGCACATATTTCCTATCTTGGATAATCAACTTGAACTGTAATATCCTTGTAGTGTTTGTTTTGCGTTTAAGGTGTTTGGTTTGTATGAATTATGTATTCTGTCTTTGCAGGCTTCAGAGGCTCTCAAATTATGTTGTAGAGCTTCATGGACTTGTGCAGTACTTCAATGCAAAATGTTTATACAGAAATCAGAGGGGTCCCTTCATGATCTGTCGGAAGGTGCTAttgttgattttgttaatgAGGCATGCACAAGAAGTGCTTTTCTTTTGGAGGTTCTCCATCAATCTAATAGTCATAAGATGAAAAAAGTCATTGTTCAGAGTCTTGAAAATTGGTCTGTTGTTTACACTTTGTTTAGAAGGCTGCCAGGTCCTATGCTTTTGGTGAAAAATTGGGTTAAGGTAACCTGCGAGAAACCCTCCTAACTTGTTCACTATATTTCCTTTTATCTGTATCCTGATTGTTGATTGATTGTCAGATAGTATGTAAACTTCGTGAGAATGTAGATGTAGAGGATGCTGCTCCATCTTTATACAGTTTGCTGTCATCTTCTGAAACACTGTCAGAAAAGACACTTGGCATTATTTTAGAGCAGGTTTGGTCCACCGTATGAAGCGGACATTTTATTTCAGGTGTTCTTGTTATAATGCTTCTTTTTAGATACTGATGTatggtttttcttctttcatttgttCTCTGATTTTTTAGGAGCTTCATGCATATGAAGAATTGAATCCCTTAGGCCCAGAGTTGTGTCAGAGAAggcaaatgaaaattattagtATCCTTCTGCAAAACGTGTACGATACAGAAGATAGTGGGTTACAGAAGTCAAGAATTTTACTCAAAAAAGCAAGGACATTAAGGGCCGTGGGAAGGGAAGGTTTGAAGGACTGTATTCAGTGCTTGTCAGAAGCAATATTCTTTATGGTGATTTACTTAGTTCATTGTCTTTCTCTCCTCATTTCTACCCAGCTGATACAATTTTAAGTTGTGAATTCTTATCATTTTTAGAGTTGAATTTATGATTAACTGGAAAATATTCTCTGAACAGAATGGCATTTCTGAAGACATATGTAGACGTGGAACTTTGCTGTGTCATCTGTTAGCTGTGGCATATTGCTTACGTGCTTTATGTACCCAGGAAGCTGAACCAAACTCTAAGGTGTTGATGCATAAAAGGCTAGTCTCCAGGATTGCGTAATTAATGCTTAATTGTTTTGTGTGTTCAGTTAGTAACCATGCATAAATTTGGTTTTGAAGTATTTGTTTCACTGAATTAATGCCTGGTTTTTGTTGTAAACAGCAAGTCATCAAAGATATTGATTCTGCCCTAAATCAATGGTTGAGCATATCCATTTGCTCTACAATTGATGAGTGCAATATAGTCACAGAGAATACAATGCTACTATTGTATAATGTAGTTGATCTGTTATCAATGAAGGTATGCTTTTGACCTGAGTTGGATGCTGTTGGTTTGCAATGAAGCATAGTGTTCTTGATTTTTGACATCACATTAtcttttttggtatttttaggGTTGTACAGAATTTCACCATCGTTTATATAAACTGatgattagatttttaaaatggaAGAATGTTCCATTGGAAAAGTGCGTGTACATTTTGTGGGAAAGTAGAAGGCTTAGTCATGCTCTTTGCATTTCCCCCGTGAACGAGGCGTTTCTCATAAATTTAGCTGAGCAATGTGGTGAAATTTCTAAATCTATTGATTTTTGGATACGCTGTTTAAAGGAATCTCAACCATTGTTAGTTGGATTCCAACAGAGTCTCACACTTTTATTTGCTGATATTCGTGAAAGTCTTGATCAACCATACATTACAATTGCTGACGTGAAAGATGCTGTTTCTGATCTCACTTCAAGGGTAAGATTTTCTAATTAGCaccatttatattttaatcttttatttgtgTTATCTTATTGATGTAAAGTGTCAATGTCCTTGCAGCTTCCTCTACCTCCTCGTTCTTTGTTCCTTGTTGGATATCTCTACTATGACTTAAGTGAAAGACTTGCTGCAAAGGGACAACTTTTTGAGGTAAACAGCTTTAGATTTACTTCCAAATTTGTGTTACCtgaagttcttttttttttttttcctgaaaaGATGTTGTGCACAAGCTCTAGAAATTAGGTGCAATTTTCTATCTATAGCTGTGTGTCTGTTTCTGAACTTGTCTAAGTAGTTCTAACAGCTGTCAAGAGGAGTAGAATGACTAGTCCTTTCTTTCATAGGTGTGGGGCATCTATGCATGACTCCATTATTTTATGAACTTTTATGTAATTACCTGATGTGGCGTTGATGTGAGTTTGACTTTTTGTGATCAGATTAGGATAGGGTATCCCCTTTTTCCCCTTGTAATGGCCTAGTGGCAACCAGATTGAAAATTGGATGATTGTGCGGCATCTAAGTGAAGAGTTGACTAATTTCAAATGGATGCTGCCAAAAATTTAGTACTTATGTGCTTGTATGTGTTGGTTTTCTGTTTGTGGATTGATTtcttgttttcaattttcactAATTGTCAATTGTGTTGAGATTGTATTgttattggagtgaaattcttttttaaatagttaCATATTTTTTGATCCTTTTTGTCACAGTTTGTATTTTGCATTTTTGTTCAAAACTTCATCTTCCTCCTTGTTTGATTTTCGGAGAAATTTAACCTATAGCGTTAGACTTGAACCTTCTAATCTATTTTAGACcttacaaatttaattactGTTTTTGAATGTccttatatttttgttatggcAGAAAAGGATTTACTTTGGAAGTTTGGTTTTTGGAATTCATGTTCATTgaattaatggaaaaaatgCCACATTTGGTTTAGCTTATATAGAGTATGATTGACTAATagtaattatttcaataatccATCAGGTCTCTTGATAAACATTTACTTAAGTCCTCTATAGTGGATGGCCATGTCCTATAAGCATCTCCCCTCCCCcctcctcccccccccccccccccccccccccaaaaaaaaaaaaggaataataaaTTGACCCCTGACATTTATATCCTACTCAAACCGGAGAAACTAATCTAAACTACAgttaatctaaaaattaaaaaaatgacttGTCTCTAAATTCCAAGAACAGAATATTGCATAATCTTTTGATTCGGCATCATTTAGAGGGATTGTGTATTTTCTCCTGTAGTTTCTTTTGCCTTACAAAGAAAGTAGAATAACAAGTTGGAACAGTTTTTTCGATCATGAATACCATGACaacagtttttttttcctttttggttttGAAGGTTTTGAGTTGTTTCAATTACTAAAATTcctgaaatttatatgattggTTTTGAATTTATAGGCATCATTGTATTTATCACTCTTTTTAAGTCAATTTTCTAACAAGTTTTTCTTATAACTTAGGCTCTTTCACATGCCAAAGAGGCTCACCGGCTTCGTACTGAACTCTTTCAAGAGATATTTTCGTATTCTAGTGACAGGCATGTTCAAAAGTATGAGGCAGGGGACCTCATGCAGAAGCTAACTTATGCTTTTAAAGATTTCCATGTAACCAGATCTATTACTAGTCAAGTTTGGTCATTTGATGTTACTTTGTGGAATGTGGATGATTGTTATCTTAGTCCATGGAATGTCCTACAATGTTATCTTGAAAGTACTCTCCAGGTTTGGCTTATC contains:
- the LOC123214667 gene encoding separase-like isoform X1, which codes for MASSTSTDSSLLSELESCNTTTPIFSLFSSYLRPFSDLKNPQDKTLIRSLAKKFLSFLNKSLSILPKRLSNADALSKDEQLVSDLIDVYRLCLNCLDLVSSQLACKPYSIQLQKMRLVRCLEALGKYEDAESEGLQVLQGLRRMDFDGKSCDAEFSLVFVEVVVVMVKCAAMRQRKDGEVYRRVLGLVEEARHWFRVLDANAYEKLHRVLVSYMGKCTLFLVGELILFTGNLVSEFCLATLTEYANASMKDQIYKFSRRICASLFSLKESKQSVVVEIILGVLDSVACQCKVELNNSGIELVELVSYCANKCRATCTFFCGTVAGHLDHIAGDLPQVMTPTDLILRLYAAGLYFTNYGVNCTGGDLTSSRGAKKEFAIRILLNDGDRLYKLATLLGSLGRHFSVSCKENVSSRFEYEDSFSQICLQTNSNHEASITLMQKIGEDYMLSYLNALKFLCHPLAELINSEKKEIVSEIETIPGHEQLSIIQDAFYQLSGAFLFWQSYASERDKHGFDDNKIVITVAVAAFILSIRTNCKMKKSSRLIKNIIASEWIEPQGLKYIYASLYNIGVSLYRNKQLKEASEALKLCCRASWTCAVLQCKMFIQKSEGSLHDLSEGAIVDFVNEACTRSAFLLEVLHQSNSHKMKKVIVQSLENWSVVYTLFRRLPGPMLLVKNWVKIVCKLRENVDVEDAAPSLYSLLSSSETLSEKTLGIILEQELHAYEELNPLGPELCQRRQMKIISILLQNVYDTEDSGLQKSRILLKKARTLRAVGREGLKDCIQCLSEAIFFMNGISEDICRRGTLLCHLLAVAYCLRALCTQEAEPNSKQVIKDIDSALNQWLSISICSTIDECNIVTENTMLLLYNVVDLLSMKGCTEFHHRLYKLMIRFLKWKNVPLEKCVYILWESRRLSHALCISPVNEAFLINLAEQCGEISKSIDFWIRCLKESQPLLVGFQQSLTLLFADIRESLDQPYITIADVKDAVSDLTSRLPLPPRSLFLVGYLYYDLSERLAAKGQLFEALSHAKEAHRLRTELFQEIFSYSSDRHVQKYEAGDLMQKLTYAFKDFHVTRSITSQVWSFDVTLWNVDDCYLSPWNVLQCYLESTLQVGIILELVGNGIEAESFFLWGKSISCLQSLPLFIVAFSSVLGKLYRKKQLWDLAEKELKSAKHILEESSKNFSCSKCRLMLEVTVDQQLGDLSRSLCDGAAGNSLMERLSNAENIYKSALEKLNLSEWKNSISCPDGESVESIFLKRPFGQNDEHVATNKYSDSSVYYPDTKEILTRDGSVAKMEGKTSRKLKNAPKAFLKDQPLIPESNSRITRSKYRSSQNQCVNGSSEVQAGLSKHTIDNTSSDFINPLSQRESVLERKSCIVNTGCEATCICNKMKCWRCLSVEVIESGLLDNFVHMKWEFIRRRLSLSVLTGIGKCLGNRDQIHEAHEIILQSLSVLFSRNSFCHAHSSLSPKFLLDLIGKEFSGDVFAVERAAILYNICWLSLKDYHSKKTRHSCCDLSNIQLQKIVPWLMIAFVLCREVPILFQKVSRLLAVVFILSSSSKLFSLSSSCKVLSEGHWASFFHQASLGTHLNCQFLSNMTWRYKGQHLLDAESTHVTSSLNLWTESSNSLSFAPESIKNLEQFVKDFFVGLPCATVICVTLLGGAYASLLQELLLYPSWVHAWMLFSRLNSKSQPIVVLLPVNTILEEASDDGVNANFGFEELYESKDCGKHWHCPWGSTVVDDVAPAFQSILKESYLMSFPQDTERNRSLWWMQRKKLDQRLGELLRKVEDSWLGHWKYMFLGEWSNCKNMDRILKKLARDLKSKCKVDVNESLLRVVLGGLKSGYKREENMAQLFSKKGCCIGTFGYSDNNNQRASSKESNGVEKLSELAFQLIDEALKELEAEESVNREPAILVLDCEVQMLPWENIPILRNQEVYRMPSVGSIFAALERIHHQEQVRKLVATFPSIDPLDAYYLLNPSGDLSYTQVQFEDWFRDQNLKGKAGSPPTAEELAVALKNYDLYIYFGHGSGSQYIKWHHVQKLEKCAATLLMGCSSGSLSLNGCYAPSGTPLSYLQAGSPVIFANLWDVTDKDIDRFAKAMLDGWLRERLNVSVDSEQTILVGEEHDAKNRRGKGIKKKTSRNKSPDSLDNGTFKNSCDSRPKLGSFMGSARDACQLPFLIGASPVCYGVPTGIRRKTSL